The following proteins are co-located in the Sporosarcina pasteurii genome:
- a CDS encoding NADP-dependent malic enzyme, which translates to MENVTALELHRKHQGKMEIQSKVPLENQVDLSLAYSPGVADPCVEIHNEPKNVYDYTMKGNLVGIVTDGTAVLGLGDIGPEAALPVMEGKALLLKKFANIDAFPICLDTTDTEEIIRTVKVLSPTFGGINLEDISAPRCFEIEERLREECSIPVFHDDQHGTAIVVSAGLMNSLKLVNKEIENIKVVVNGAGAAGIAITKLLLSLGVTNIIMCDSRGIIYKERPHGMNEQKEFIAEITNRSNETGDLKNALKDADVFIGVSVANVLTKELIDQMNDEPIVFALANPMPEILPDIAKEFGVRVIATGRSDFANQVNNVLAFPGIFRGALNVRATDINDEMKLAATKAIAALIEPAELHEDYVIPNPFDSRVVEAVSKAVSEAAIQTGVAQISLQK; encoded by the coding sequence ATGGAAAATGTCACTGCTCTTGAATTACATCGAAAGCATCAAGGGAAAATGGAGATTCAATCAAAAGTACCCCTTGAAAATCAAGTCGATCTAAGTTTAGCGTATTCGCCTGGCGTCGCTGATCCATGTGTCGAAATTCATAATGAACCAAAAAATGTGTATGACTATACGATGAAAGGCAATCTTGTTGGCATCGTAACGGACGGGACAGCTGTCTTAGGTCTCGGTGACATTGGTCCCGAAGCTGCTTTACCTGTTATGGAGGGGAAAGCATTACTCCTTAAAAAATTTGCAAATATTGATGCGTTTCCAATTTGCTTAGATACGACCGATACAGAAGAAATTATTCGTACTGTCAAAGTTCTAAGTCCTACATTCGGCGGTATTAATTTGGAAGATATTTCAGCACCTCGTTGTTTCGAAATTGAAGAGCGTTTAAGAGAAGAATGTTCAATTCCAGTGTTTCATGATGATCAACACGGAACGGCTATCGTTGTTTCGGCAGGACTAATGAACTCATTAAAGTTGGTCAATAAAGAAATTGAAAATATCAAAGTTGTTGTCAATGGAGCAGGAGCTGCTGGGATTGCAATTACTAAATTGCTCCTTTCACTTGGCGTAACGAATATCATTATGTGCGATTCAAGAGGTATTATTTATAAAGAACGCCCACATGGTATGAATGAGCAAAAAGAATTTATTGCTGAAATTACAAATCGCTCAAATGAAACAGGCGATTTAAAAAATGCTTTAAAAGATGCAGATGTGTTCATCGGAGTTTCTGTTGCCAATGTTTTAACAAAAGAATTAATTGATCAGATGAATGATGAACCGATTGTTTTTGCACTTGCTAATCCAATGCCTGAAATCCTTCCAGACATTGCGAAAGAGTTCGGCGTTAGAGTCATCGCAACGGGACGTTCTGATTTTGCGAACCAAGTAAATAATGTATTAGCTTTCCCAGGTATTTTTAGAGGTGCATTAAATGTGCGAGCAACCGATATTAATGACGAGATGAAACTAGCCGCAACGAAAGCGATTGCAGCTTTAATAGAGCCTGCTGAGCTACATGAAGACTATGTTATTCCTAATCCTTTTGATTCAAGAGTTGTAGAAGCTGTTTCAAAAGCTGTGAGCGAGGCAGCCATTCAAACAGGTGTTGCTCAAATATCCTTGCAAAAATAA
- a CDS encoding long-chain-fatty-acid--CoA ligase, translating to MYVPMNLLHFLDRAVTVYGEKCAVIDYEEGRTFTYKELATRVNQLSHGLRSLGVQKGDKVAYLAPNTVEMLEGFYGIFQLGATMVPLNIRLKPEDYVFILNHSESKVLFVDQDMLTLIEPIKHQLETVETIIVHYGDDTSNEISYDKWLNSFPENQFERAPIDEFDVCSLLYTSGTTGNPKGVMLTHRSNYLHALSAMHHLRVHDDDIYLHVLPMFHVNGWGSPFYYTANGATHICLRRATPAKIFDAIYKHKATAVHMAPTVLNSLLQLHDEKKPETGENVRVVIAGSAPPPAFIRRVEDELGWTFIQVYGMTETSPLTLTSASRSTEEHLTEEKKVRLKAKAGYPMIGSDVRVVDESGNEVPHDGHSLGEIVVYGHGVMKGYWKNKEETEEAIQNGWLHTGDMGTIDEFGHIDITDRKKDIIISGGENISSIEVEGVLYEHPSILEAAVIAVPHEKWGETPHAYIVLRDGHTLTEEEVITFSRSKLAHFKAVTSITFIDELPKTASGKIQKVQLRNEYWEANPTTTGRFVN from the coding sequence ATGTATGTTCCAATGAATCTATTACATTTTTTAGATCGTGCAGTGACAGTCTATGGGGAGAAATGTGCAGTCATTGATTATGAAGAAGGTCGAACTTTTACGTACAAAGAACTAGCAACACGGGTGAATCAACTTTCTCATGGCCTTCGTTCTCTTGGCGTTCAAAAAGGAGATAAAGTGGCCTATCTCGCGCCAAATACCGTTGAAATGTTAGAGGGTTTTTATGGAATCTTTCAACTCGGTGCGACGATGGTTCCACTAAATATTCGATTGAAACCAGAAGACTATGTATTTATTTTAAATCACAGCGAATCAAAAGTACTTTTTGTTGATCAAGATATGCTAACTTTAATCGAACCTATTAAACATCAATTAGAAACCGTAGAAACAATTATCGTTCATTATGGTGACGACACTTCTAACGAAATTAGTTATGATAAATGGCTTAATTCGTTTCCTGAAAATCAGTTTGAACGTGCCCCTATTGATGAATTCGATGTTTGTAGCTTATTGTATACGAGCGGTACAACAGGTAATCCAAAAGGAGTTATGTTGACTCATCGTAGCAATTACTTACACGCTTTATCAGCGATGCATCACCTTCGCGTGCATGATGACGATATTTATTTACATGTATTACCGATGTTTCACGTAAATGGTTGGGGATCACCTTTTTATTACACTGCAAATGGTGCGACACATATTTGTTTACGCAGAGCAACTCCAGCTAAAATTTTCGATGCGATTTATAAGCACAAGGCGACAGCCGTCCATATGGCGCCCACTGTTTTAAACTCACTTCTACAGCTTCATGATGAAAAGAAACCGGAGACTGGTGAAAATGTTCGAGTTGTAATTGCTGGCTCTGCACCACCTCCAGCGTTTATCCGACGTGTTGAAGATGAACTTGGTTGGACGTTTATCCAAGTATACGGGATGACAGAAACATCACCACTAACATTAACTTCAGCTTCACGTTCAACGGAAGAACATTTAACAGAAGAGAAAAAAGTTCGATTAAAAGCAAAAGCCGGTTATCCAATGATTGGAAGCGATGTCCGTGTCGTTGATGAAAGCGGCAATGAGGTTCCACATGATGGTCATTCACTTGGTGAAATTGTTGTCTATGGTCATGGTGTTATGAAAGGTTATTGGAAAAACAAGGAAGAGACTGAAGAAGCCATTCAAAATGGTTGGCTACATACTGGGGATATGGGTACCATAGATGAATTTGGTCACATTGACATTACGGACCGCAAAAAAGATATTATTATTTCAGGTGGAGAAAATATATCCTCCATTGAAGTTGAAGGCGTTCTTTACGAACATCCTTCTATTCTAGAGGCCGCTGTTATTGCAGTCCCTCACGAAAAATGGGGAGAAACGCCTCATGCCTATATTGTTCTAAGAGACGGACATACTTTAACTGAGGAAGAAGTCATTACTTTTTCACGTTCTAAACTTGCCCATTTTAAAGCAGTCACTAGCATCACTTTTATTGATGAATTGCCAAAAACAGCTTCTGGTAAAATACAAAAAGTTCAACTAAGAAATGAGTATTGGGAAGCCAATCCAACAACAACTGGGCGATTCGTGAACTAA
- a CDS encoding ThiF family adenylyltransferase → MLHQFSRNELAIGTEGVARMRDKTVAILGVGGVGSFAAEACARSGIGRIILVDKDDVDITNINRQLVAYLSTVGRSKAEVMKERIADINKDCEVIALHMWYTEETADEFFAYQPDYVIDASDTISYKIHLAKECIARDVKIISCMGAANKMDPTRLQIADISKTHTDPLAKVIRLRLRKEGIKKGLPVVFTDESPVVIREEIADTVGNPDAPIRKAEMPPASNAFVPSVAGLICASWVINDIVADIPIQRVKDKN, encoded by the coding sequence TTGTTGCATCAATTTTCAAGAAATGAACTCGCCATCGGTACAGAAGGCGTAGCAAGAATGCGCGATAAAACAGTCGCTATTTTAGGTGTGGGAGGCGTTGGTTCTTTCGCAGCAGAAGCATGTGCAAGAAGCGGGATTGGGCGTATTATTCTTGTAGACAAAGATGATGTCGATATTACTAATATTAATCGACAGCTCGTTGCTTATTTATCAACGGTAGGTCGTTCTAAAGCCGAAGTAATGAAAGAACGTATCGCGGATATTAATAAAGATTGCGAAGTTATTGCGCTTCATATGTGGTATACAGAGGAAACAGCCGATGAATTTTTTGCTTATCAACCTGACTATGTCATCGATGCTTCAGATACGATTAGTTATAAAATTCATCTAGCGAAAGAATGCATTGCCCGAGACGTAAAGATAATTTCTTGCATGGGGGCAGCCAATAAGATGGACCCGACTCGGTTACAAATTGCAGACATTTCAAAAACACATACAGATCCTTTAGCGAAAGTGATTCGCTTACGACTACGTAAAGAAGGAATTAAAAAAGGACTGCCTGTCGTGTTTACTGATGAAAGTCCTGTCGTCATTCGAGAAGAGATTGCTGATACAGTCGGTAATCCTGATGCGCCGATTCGTAAAGCAGAAATGCCTCCCGCGTCAAATGCATTCGTACCATCCGTTGCTGGGCTAATTTGTGCGAGTTGGGTAATCAATGATATTGTGGCGGACATACCCATTCAGCGTGTTAAAGATAAAAACTAA
- the aspS gene encoding aspartate--tRNA ligase: MQRTHYCGEVTERDIGSKVTLKGWVQIRRDLGGLIFIDLRDRTGLVQTVFNPDLSKEALATAEKIRNEFVLSVTGKVIAREENQKNPNMKTGSIEVQVEEVTIINKAKTPTFTIEDETDVSEEIRLKYRYLDLRRPKLARTFKMRSDIMRTVRNFLDDEGFLEVETPILTKSTPEGARDYLVPSRVHAGEFYALPQSPQLFKQMLMVSGFDRYYQIARCFRDEDLRADRQPEFTQIDMEMSFMSIDEIIELNERLMQKVMKDVKGIDIEIPFRRMPYDEAMARFGSDKPDTRFAMELTDVSEVVKDAPFKVFSGAVASGGQVKLINVKNGAADYSRKDIDALGEYAGLYGAKGLAWLKVTEEGLTGPIAKFFEGDMEKALTEVAEAEAGDLLLFVADKKKVVADALGALRVKLGKERNLIDESKFDFLWVTEWPLFEYDEEDGRYYAAHHPFTMPANVEQLESNRDEVKAQAYDLVLNGYELGGGSLRIYQREVQEKMFEALGFTEESAREQFGFLLDAFEYGTPPHGGIAFGLDRIVMILAGATNLRDTIAFPKTASASDLLTNAPDEVDNAQLAELGIKTAKSSKE; encoded by the coding sequence ATGCAACGTACACATTATTGCGGAGAAGTGACAGAAAGAGATATCGGTTCAAAAGTAACCTTAAAAGGTTGGGTGCAAATTAGAAGAGACCTGGGCGGTTTAATTTTTATTGACCTTCGGGACCGTACAGGACTCGTTCAGACAGTTTTTAATCCCGACCTTTCTAAAGAAGCATTGGCAACTGCCGAAAAAATTCGTAACGAGTTCGTCTTAAGTGTTACTGGAAAAGTTATTGCTCGCGAAGAAAATCAAAAGAACCCAAATATGAAAACAGGTTCAATTGAAGTGCAAGTAGAAGAAGTAACAATCATTAATAAAGCAAAAACACCGACATTTACGATTGAAGATGAAACAGACGTTAGTGAAGAAATTCGTTTGAAATACCGTTATTTAGATTTAAGAAGACCAAAACTGGCGCGCACGTTCAAAATGCGCTCGGATATTATGCGTACAGTGCGCAACTTCTTAGATGATGAAGGCTTTTTAGAAGTGGAAACACCTATTTTAACGAAATCAACACCAGAAGGCGCACGCGACTATCTCGTCCCGAGCCGTGTTCATGCAGGCGAATTTTATGCGCTACCGCAATCACCACAATTATTTAAACAAATGCTAATGGTTTCTGGTTTTGACCGTTACTATCAAATCGCGCGTTGTTTCCGCGATGAGGATTTACGTGCGGATCGACAACCAGAATTTACGCAAATCGATATGGAAATGAGTTTTATGTCTATCGATGAAATTATCGAGCTAAATGAGCGTCTTATGCAAAAAGTGATGAAAGATGTTAAAGGTATTGATATTGAGATTCCATTTAGAAGAATGCCATACGACGAAGCGATGGCCCGTTTCGGTTCAGATAAACCGGATACACGTTTTGCAATGGAATTAACGGACGTTTCAGAGGTCGTTAAAGACGCACCATTTAAAGTATTTAGTGGCGCTGTTGCATCTGGGGGACAAGTAAAGTTAATCAATGTGAAAAATGGTGCGGCTGATTATTCTCGTAAAGACATTGATGCATTAGGAGAATATGCAGGGCTCTACGGTGCTAAAGGACTTGCTTGGTTAAAAGTAACAGAAGAAGGACTTACTGGACCTATTGCAAAGTTCTTTGAAGGCGATATGGAAAAAGCATTAACGGAAGTTGCTGAAGCGGAAGCGGGTGACCTGTTACTCTTTGTTGCGGATAAAAAGAAAGTTGTTGCGGACGCTTTAGGTGCGCTACGAGTAAAACTCGGAAAAGAACGCAATCTAATTGATGAGTCGAAATTTGATTTCCTATGGGTGACGGAATGGCCGTTATTTGAGTACGATGAAGAAGATGGGCGATATTATGCCGCTCACCATCCATTTACAATGCCTGCCAATGTAGAGCAATTAGAATCGAACCGTGATGAAGTAAAAGCGCAAGCCTATGACCTCGTTTTAAATGGTTATGAACTTGGTGGAGGTTCACTTCGTATTTATCAACGTGAAGTTCAAGAGAAAATGTTTGAAGCACTTGGATTCACAGAAGAATCTGCACGAGAGCAATTTGGATTTTTACTTGATGCATTTGAATACGGAACACCGCCTCACGGAGGCATTGCATTCGGACTAGACCGTATTGTGATGATTCTTGCGGGGGCAACCAATTTACGAGATACAATTGCATTCCCTAAAACAGCAAGCGCAAGTGATTTGCTAACAAATGCGCCTGATGAAGTGGACAATGCTCAATTGGCTGAACTTGGCATTAAAACAGCAAAATCTAGTAAAGAATAA
- a CDS encoding LytTR family DNA-binding domain-containing protein: MGIDAAVQYVSILKEWLPREASVAVIANGRYLYYVPGMHDIRAVVGQSVDANSIVHDVLKKKSKVEKYMQGDENSSSYYGIGYPVIVDDIEGVLLVSFPPNHHSLYKEPMTFLTGRNEDCWHPIAVDKISHIESLQKKTWFYKNDIAYQSMYTLKDLIEKLPDFFLRIHRSYIVNIQHILEISRDFSSNMLITLKNGTVLPVSQSYSTHIRKKLGF, translated from the coding sequence ATGGGAATTGATGCGGCTGTACAATATGTAAGTATTTTAAAAGAATGGTTACCAAGAGAAGCCTCGGTTGCAGTTATAGCCAATGGACGCTATTTGTATTATGTTCCTGGTATGCATGACATCCGAGCTGTAGTTGGTCAATCAGTTGACGCTAACAGCATTGTGCATGATGTATTAAAAAAGAAAAGTAAAGTTGAAAAGTACATGCAAGGTGATGAAAACAGCTCTTCCTATTACGGGATTGGTTATCCAGTGATAGTAGATGATATAGAAGGAGTCCTCCTTGTGAGTTTCCCTCCTAATCATCATTCACTTTATAAAGAACCAATGACTTTTTTAACTGGCAGGAATGAAGACTGTTGGCACCCAATTGCAGTTGACAAAATATCACATATTGAAAGTTTACAAAAGAAAACTTGGTTTTATAAAAATGACATAGCCTATCAATCTATGTATACATTAAAAGATTTAATTGAAAAATTGCCGGATTTCTTTCTACGCATTCATCGTTCTTACATCGTAAATATTCAACATATTTTAGAAATTTCTCGTGATTTTTCATCAAACATGTTGATTACCCTAAAAAACGGTACCGTATTACCTGTCAGTCAATCTTATTCAACACATATTCGCAAAAAGCTCGGATTTTAA
- the hisS gene encoding histidine--tRNA ligase — MNFKVPRGTQDILPAETWKWQQVEQIIREVCDVYRYKEIRTPIFEQTELFQRTVGDTTDIVQKEMYTFTDRGDRSLTLRPEGTASVVRSFIENKMFGYPDQPVKLYYSGPMFRYERQQAGRYRQFVQFGVEAIGSNDPAIDAEVIGLAMDVYKRAGLSKLKLVINSLGDTACRSAHKTALIEHFTPHIDEFCSDCKTRLDKNPLRILDCKVDSNNPLIASAPSLSNYLNEESVAYFEAVKGYLEDAGIEFEVDANLVRGLDYYNHTAFEIMSTSEGFGAITTLCGGGRYNGLVEEIGGPTAPGIGFAMSIERLLLAMEAEGVSFEVAPTLDVYVVTLGERAKRAGAKVLSALRTNGLRADMDYTDRRMKAQMKSADRLEANHVIVIGDEEVDEDVVMLRNMATRQQEKISTAEVVQKILQADKEG; from the coding sequence ATGAATTTTAAAGTCCCTAGAGGTACACAAGACATTTTGCCAGCTGAAACATGGAAGTGGCAACAAGTAGAACAAATCATACGTGAAGTATGTGATGTTTATCGGTATAAAGAAATTCGAACGCCAATCTTTGAACAAACAGAGTTGTTTCAAAGAACAGTTGGGGACACAACTGACATCGTTCAAAAAGAAATGTATACATTTACAGACCGTGGCGATCGTTCGCTCACGCTACGACCTGAAGGCACTGCTTCAGTAGTACGATCGTTTATTGAAAATAAAATGTTTGGTTATCCTGACCAACCAGTGAAGTTGTACTATTCGGGGCCAATGTTCCGTTACGAGCGTCAACAAGCTGGACGATACCGTCAATTTGTTCAATTTGGTGTCGAAGCAATTGGCAGTAACGACCCCGCAATTGATGCAGAAGTAATTGGATTAGCAATGGATGTGTATAAACGTGCTGGTCTTTCAAAATTAAAGTTGGTCATTAACTCATTAGGAGATACAGCTTGCCGAAGTGCTCATAAGACGGCTTTAATTGAACACTTCACACCGCATATTGATGAGTTCTGTTCAGATTGTAAAACGAGATTAGATAAGAATCCACTTCGAATATTAGATTGTAAAGTAGATAGTAACAATCCACTCATTGCTTCGGCACCTTCTCTTTCAAATTATTTAAATGAAGAATCGGTTGCTTATTTTGAAGCGGTGAAAGGTTATTTAGAAGATGCAGGTATTGAGTTTGAAGTAGATGCAAATCTTGTTCGCGGCTTGGATTATTACAACCATACTGCATTCGAAATTATGAGTACTTCAGAAGGATTTGGAGCGATTACAACACTTTGTGGTGGCGGTAGATACAATGGTTTAGTTGAAGAAATTGGTGGACCTACTGCACCAGGTATTGGTTTTGCAATGAGTATCGAACGTCTTCTTCTCGCGATGGAAGCAGAAGGTGTTTCATTTGAAGTAGCGCCTACACTGGATGTGTATGTGGTGACATTGGGAGAGCGTGCAAAACGTGCTGGCGCGAAGGTGTTAAGTGCACTGCGGACAAATGGATTACGTGCCGACATGGATTACACGGATCGTAGAATGAAAGCGCAAATGAAGTCAGCTGACCGTCTAGAAGCGAATCATGTCATCGTAATTGGTGATGAGGAAGTAGACGAAGATGTTGTGATGTTAAGGAATATGGCAACGAGACAGCAGGAAAAAATTTCTACGGCTGAAGTCGTACAAAAAATATTACAAGCGGATAAGGAAGGCTGA